One genomic region from Arthrobacter sp. FB24 encodes:
- the mnmA gene encoding tRNA 2-thiouridine(34) synthase MnmA — translation MRVLAAMSGGVDSAVAAARAVEAGHDVVGVHLALSRMPGTLRTGSRGCCTIEDSRDAWRACDVLGIPYYVWDFSERFKEDVVQDFIDEYAAGRTPNPCMRCNERIKFAALLEKAIALGFDAVCTGHYAKVITDADGNPELHRAADWAKDQSYVLGVLTHEQLKHSMFPLADTPSKAEVRAEAERRGLSVANKPDSHDICFIPDGDTAGWLAEKIEMTTGDIVDEAGTKVGEHPGANAFTVGQRRGLKLGTPAADGKPRFVLEIRPKENKVVVGPEALLAIDEIRGIKVSWAGLPIAEVATGDEFDCHAQVRAHGDPVPATARMERLTDDDGAERTNLVVTLATPLRGVAPGQTVVLYQGSRVLGQATIDTARSLQRAAL, via the coding sequence ATGCGAGTTCTTGCAGCCATGAGCGGCGGAGTCGATTCCGCCGTTGCCGCCGCCCGCGCCGTCGAGGCCGGACACGACGTCGTCGGTGTCCACCTGGCGTTGTCCCGGATGCCCGGAACACTCCGTACCGGCAGCCGAGGGTGCTGCACCATCGAGGATTCCCGTGATGCCTGGCGCGCCTGCGACGTTCTGGGCATCCCTTATTACGTGTGGGACTTTTCCGAGCGGTTCAAAGAGGATGTGGTCCAGGACTTCATTGACGAATACGCAGCCGGACGCACCCCGAACCCCTGCATGCGCTGCAACGAACGCATCAAGTTTGCTGCGCTGCTCGAAAAGGCAATCGCCCTGGGCTTCGACGCAGTCTGCACCGGCCACTATGCCAAGGTGATCACCGACGCCGACGGTAACCCTGAACTCCACCGCGCAGCCGACTGGGCGAAGGACCAGAGCTACGTGCTGGGTGTCCTCACCCACGAACAGCTGAAGCACTCCATGTTCCCGCTTGCGGACACGCCGTCCAAAGCCGAAGTCCGCGCCGAAGCGGAACGCCGCGGGCTCTCTGTCGCCAACAAGCCGGACAGCCATGACATCTGCTTTATCCCGGACGGCGATACGGCCGGCTGGCTGGCCGAGAAGATCGAGATGACCACCGGCGATATCGTGGATGAGGCCGGCACGAAGGTCGGCGAGCACCCCGGCGCCAACGCGTTCACCGTAGGCCAGCGCCGGGGACTCAAGCTGGGCACCCCCGCCGCCGACGGCAAGCCGCGGTTCGTACTGGAGATCCGCCCGAAGGAGAACAAGGTGGTGGTGGGACCGGAAGCGCTCCTGGCCATCGATGAGATCCGCGGCATCAAGGTCTCCTGGGCCGGACTTCCGATTGCGGAGGTCGCCACCGGCGACGAGTTCGACTGCCATGCCCAGGTCCGCGCCCACGGCGATCCCGTCCCGGCGACGGCCCGCATGGAACGGCTGACGGACGACGACGGCGCGGAGCGGACGAACCTTGTGGTCACTCTGGCCACTCCGCTGCGCGGAGTAGCTCCCGGACAGACCGTGGTGCTCTACCAGGGAAGCCGGGTCCTGGGGCAGGCCACTATCGACACAGCGCGCTCGCTGCAACGCGCAGCCCTCTGA
- a CDS encoding NAD(P)/FAD-dependent oxidoreductase yields MTVERTIESIVIAGAGLAGATAARTLRSEGYQGRISLIGAELHHPYLRPPLSKEYLLGRAGEDAIPVAPEAWYSENDVDLRLGVTVAAVDPGPHTVHLSSGESVGYDALLLATGALPRHVRLPGSGLDGVATFRTLDDCRRLREQLAPGGKNVVMIGSGWIGMELAAAATAYGNQVTLLGLEDIPLAAAIGPELGTFFRSLHEANGVRFRLGATAAELRGDAGRVTAVVTGTGEILPADVVVVAVGVAPDTSLAEAAGLVIDNGILTDASLRTSAPDIFAAGDVANALHPFTGQHHRSEHWSNALNGGKIAAKTMLGQEATLATIPYFYTDQYDISMEYSGFPALAAGAEPVIRGTLAGKEFIAFWQHEGRVVAGMNVNVPRTQKAIKALISSRATIKPGRLADPSAALDQLLAD; encoded by the coding sequence ATGACTGTCGAACGCACCATCGAAAGCATTGTGATCGCCGGGGCGGGCCTGGCTGGGGCCACCGCAGCCCGGACCCTGCGCAGCGAGGGCTACCAGGGCCGGATCAGCCTCATCGGCGCCGAACTGCACCACCCGTACCTCCGGCCGCCGCTTTCCAAGGAGTACCTGCTCGGCAGAGCGGGCGAGGACGCCATCCCGGTGGCACCGGAGGCCTGGTACTCAGAGAACGACGTCGACCTCCGCCTGGGCGTGACGGTCGCCGCCGTCGACCCCGGCCCGCACACGGTACATCTCAGCAGCGGTGAGTCCGTGGGCTATGACGCACTCCTGCTGGCCACAGGCGCACTCCCCCGACATGTCCGCCTGCCAGGGAGCGGGCTGGACGGCGTGGCCACATTCCGGACCCTGGATGACTGCCGCCGCCTGCGGGAGCAGCTAGCGCCGGGCGGAAAGAACGTTGTCATGATCGGCTCCGGCTGGATCGGAATGGAACTTGCGGCGGCGGCCACCGCTTACGGCAACCAGGTGACGCTGCTTGGGCTTGAGGACATCCCGCTGGCCGCCGCAATCGGACCCGAACTGGGCACGTTCTTCCGCTCGCTCCACGAAGCCAACGGTGTCCGGTTCCGCCTCGGTGCCACCGCGGCTGAACTCCGGGGCGACGCCGGCCGCGTCACCGCGGTGGTCACAGGAACAGGAGAGATACTGCCCGCCGACGTGGTCGTGGTGGCCGTAGGCGTCGCACCGGACACTTCGCTCGCGGAGGCGGCAGGGCTGGTCATTGACAACGGAATACTGACAGACGCCTCCCTGCGGACAAGCGCGCCTGACATCTTCGCAGCGGGGGACGTAGCCAACGCCCTGCATCCGTTCACCGGGCAGCACCACCGCAGCGAGCATTGGTCCAATGCGCTCAATGGCGGCAAGATCGCCGCGAAAACCATGCTCGGACAGGAGGCAACGCTGGCCACGATTCCGTACTTCTACACCGACCAGTACGACATCAGCATGGAGTACTCGGGTTTCCCCGCTTTGGCGGCGGGCGCCGAGCCGGTCATCCGGGGCACGCTGGCAGGCAAGGAATTCATCGCCTTCTGGCAGCACGAGGGCCGGGTGGTGGCCGGTATGAACGTCAACGTTCCGCGCACGCAGAAAGCCATCAAGGCCCTGATCTCCAGCCGGGCAACCATCAAGCCGGGCCGCCTGGCCGATCCCTCAGCCGCGCTTGATCAGCTCCTGGCGGATTGA
- a CDS encoding cysteine desulfurase family protein, protein MSVYLDHAATTPIAAEALAALTRELARTGNPSSLHGSGRRARRSVEDARESIAAAAGAHPSEVIFTSGGTEADNLAVKGLYWARRGENPRRTRILCSAVEHHAVLDTVEWLERHEEAEVCWLPVDSRGVIDLDVLKSELSRDPESIALVTVMWANNEVGTIQPVPEVVELAHAVGVPVHSDAVQAFGSVPVDFRASGLDAMSVSGHKIGGPVGVGALLLGRSVKLTPVQHGGGQERDVRSGTLDTASIAAFAAAAEAVTKDLPQEAARIAGMRDRLIAGVREAIPDAVLRGAPGDGRLPGNAHFTFPGCEGDSLLFLLDLAGVESSTGSACTAGVPRPSHVLLAMGLDEETARGAQRFSLGHASVEADVDALLAALPGAYERARQAGMAGHESTIQTAATVARQSARS, encoded by the coding sequence GTGTCCGTCTACCTCGATCATGCCGCCACCACGCCTATCGCCGCCGAGGCATTGGCGGCACTCACCCGCGAACTCGCCCGGACCGGGAACCCGTCGTCGCTGCACGGCTCCGGACGACGTGCCCGCCGCTCGGTGGAGGACGCCCGGGAGTCGATTGCTGCCGCAGCCGGAGCCCACCCCTCGGAGGTCATCTTTACCTCTGGCGGCACGGAAGCCGACAACCTGGCTGTGAAGGGCCTGTACTGGGCCCGCCGCGGCGAAAACCCGAGGCGCACGCGGATCCTGTGCTCCGCCGTCGAGCATCATGCTGTCCTGGACACCGTCGAGTGGCTGGAACGGCACGAGGAGGCGGAAGTGTGCTGGCTGCCCGTGGATTCCCGCGGAGTTATTGACCTCGATGTGCTGAAGTCCGAGCTCTCCCGGGATCCGGAGTCCATCGCCCTCGTCACAGTGATGTGGGCTAACAATGAGGTGGGCACCATCCAGCCGGTGCCCGAAGTGGTTGAGTTGGCCCATGCCGTGGGCGTGCCGGTCCATTCCGACGCCGTCCAGGCCTTCGGTTCCGTGCCGGTGGACTTCCGGGCCAGCGGGCTGGATGCCATGTCCGTCTCCGGTCACAAGATCGGCGGCCCCGTCGGCGTCGGCGCCCTCCTGCTGGGCCGTTCCGTCAAGCTGACTCCGGTGCAGCACGGCGGCGGCCAGGAGCGAGATGTCCGCTCCGGGACGCTGGATACTGCGTCGATCGCCGCCTTCGCCGCTGCGGCGGAAGCTGTGACCAAGGACCTCCCGCAGGAGGCTGCCCGGATCGCGGGGATGCGGGACAGGCTGATCGCGGGCGTACGGGAGGCAATCCCGGACGCCGTCCTGCGCGGAGCTCCGGGGGACGGCCGGCTCCCCGGCAACGCGCACTTCACTTTTCCTGGTTGTGAGGGCGACTCCCTGCTGTTCCTGCTGGACCTTGCGGGCGTGGAGTCCTCCACCGGCTCCGCCTGCACCGCCGGTGTGCCGCGGCCTTCTCACGTCCTGCTGGCCATGGGGCTGGATGAGGAGACTGCGCGGGGCGCGCAGCGTTTCTCCCTGGGCCACGCATCAGTGGAGGCCGACGTCGACGCGCTCCTGGCAGCGCTGCCGGGTGCCTATGAACGGGCCCGCCAGGCAGGGATGGCAGGGCACGAATCAACCATCCAGACGGCTGCGACAGTCGCTCGTCAATCCGCCAGGAGCTGA
- a CDS encoding DMT family transporter → MKASIYLVLATLFWSGNLVVGQAAVNTMTPLELTFWRWALAALPLVALAHFVERPDWRAVLGRWRVLLLLSVLGMGCYTLLLYIALQHTSALNASLITAANPALIVVMAIFILGERPGLFGWLGIALGLAGVLLVLTRGELQRVFSITFNFGELLMIGAITVWGFYTIISRRLGLPAIAATAVQVVMATALLAPVALAAGAGFPSTAAERWSIAYIAAFPSLGAYLCWNLALKTTAPATAGNYLNLIVVFTAAITVMMGIPVSLPQAIGGLLVIAGVLLASRPRRSPAIRAA, encoded by the coding sequence GTGAAAGCCTCGATATACCTGGTGCTGGCCACCCTGTTCTGGTCCGGCAACCTCGTGGTGGGGCAGGCCGCCGTGAACACCATGACGCCGCTCGAACTCACCTTCTGGAGGTGGGCGCTGGCCGCCCTTCCGCTCGTTGCGCTGGCCCACTTCGTGGAACGTCCGGACTGGCGCGCTGTCCTTGGCCGATGGCGGGTGCTGTTGCTCCTGAGCGTCCTGGGCATGGGCTGCTACACGCTCCTGCTGTACATTGCCCTGCAGCACACCTCGGCGCTCAATGCTTCGCTAATCACTGCCGCTAATCCGGCGCTCATCGTGGTGATGGCCATTTTCATTCTCGGCGAAAGGCCCGGCCTCTTCGGCTGGCTGGGCATAGCTTTGGGCCTCGCCGGCGTGCTCCTGGTACTGACCCGCGGCGAACTGCAGCGGGTGTTCAGCATTACGTTCAACTTTGGCGAGCTGTTGATGATCGGGGCGATCACGGTGTGGGGCTTCTATACCATCATTTCCCGCCGGCTTGGGCTGCCGGCCATTGCGGCCACGGCTGTGCAGGTGGTGATGGCGACGGCCCTCCTCGCTCCGGTCGCGCTCGCAGCTGGAGCCGGGTTCCCCTCGACCGCAGCCGAGCGGTGGTCGATCGCGTACATCGCCGCTTTCCCCTCGCTGGGGGCGTATCTGTGCTGGAACCTCGCACTCAAAACGACGGCACCGGCCACCGCCGGCAATTACCTGAACCTGATCGTTGTGTTCACGGCGGCCATCACGGTCATGATGGGCATTCCGGTCAGCCTGCCCCAGGCCATCGGGGGCCTGCTTGTCATAGCCGGCGTCCTGCTGGCGAGCCGACCAAGACGGTCCCCGGCAATCAGGGCGGCGTAA
- a CDS encoding helix-turn-helix transcriptional regulator produces the protein MRRLPWARRIAAVASLGDENRRRLFGFIAASSRPVGRDEAAAALEIPRSTASFHLDRMVQDGVLAVEFRKLGGKAGPGSGRPAKMYRPAQPEVGASVPDRNYDLAGELMATAIERSSAAGEPVREVLLATSYAKGLAMAEGSGSLEEFLSAEGYMPNPDGGGGFVLENCPFHRLADGHTEVVCAMNGAFLCGAAAGCGVEESRIAGNTTPGQCCARVTPP, from the coding sequence ATGCGCAGACTTCCCTGGGCCCGCCGGATCGCGGCCGTGGCATCGCTGGGCGATGAGAACCGCCGGAGACTTTTCGGATTTATCGCCGCATCGTCCCGTCCGGTGGGGCGTGACGAAGCGGCCGCTGCGCTGGAAATCCCGCGAAGCACGGCGTCGTTCCATCTGGACAGAATGGTGCAGGACGGTGTCCTGGCCGTCGAATTCCGCAAGCTCGGCGGCAAGGCCGGGCCCGGCTCCGGCAGACCGGCGAAAATGTACCGGCCGGCGCAGCCGGAAGTGGGGGCGTCCGTTCCTGACCGCAACTACGATCTCGCCGGTGAACTGATGGCCACCGCCATCGAACGGTCGAGTGCTGCCGGAGAACCTGTCCGGGAAGTGTTGCTGGCCACCTCATATGCGAAGGGCCTGGCGATGGCGGAGGGGAGTGGAAGCCTCGAGGAATTCCTCTCGGCGGAGGGCTACATGCCGAATCCGGACGGAGGCGGCGGCTTTGTCCTTGAAAACTGCCCGTTCCACCGGCTGGCAGACGGCCATACGGAGGTGGTCTGTGCCATGAACGGCGCTTTCCTCTGCGGCGCGGCCGCCGGCTGTGGTGTTGAGGAAAGCCGAATAGCAGGGAACACAACACCGGGCCAGTGCTGCGCCAGGGTTACGCCGCCCTGA
- a CDS encoding diacylglycerol/lipid kinase family protein: MIIAVAINPRASFGGAQRTGDTVAAYFRAAGARVIVLQKASYERLAAAVGNVLATGCDALVVVGGDGMVHLGINALAESGAPFGTVPLGIVPSGTGNDMARALGLPLNDAVAACDRIWSAMEAGGRLIDAGRITGNGTSRWFAGVVSAGFDAAVNERANSWRWPRGRSRYNLAMLRELATFKAIDYAVTADGETWLQGAMLISVANGQSIGGGMKVTPDALLDDGFLDLFIVKPLSRLRFLAVFPKVFTGRHTGHQAVHIRQVRRVELSAGGVVAYADGERVGPLPLTVEVVPAAIRVLASP; encoded by the coding sequence ATGATCATCGCCGTTGCCATCAACCCCCGGGCTTCTTTCGGCGGCGCACAGCGCACCGGCGACACGGTGGCGGCCTACTTCCGCGCCGCCGGGGCGCGCGTCATCGTGCTGCAGAAGGCCAGCTATGAACGGCTTGCAGCAGCGGTGGGCAACGTGCTGGCTACAGGTTGCGATGCCCTGGTTGTTGTGGGCGGTGACGGCATGGTCCACCTGGGCATCAATGCGCTCGCCGAGTCCGGTGCCCCCTTCGGCACTGTGCCGCTAGGCATCGTTCCCAGCGGCACCGGGAACGACATGGCCCGTGCCCTGGGCCTTCCCTTGAATGACGCAGTTGCCGCCTGTGACCGGATATGGTCCGCAATGGAGGCGGGCGGCCGCCTCATCGATGCCGGGCGGATTACCGGCAACGGCACAAGCCGCTGGTTTGCCGGAGTTGTATCCGCCGGGTTCGATGCCGCCGTTAACGAACGCGCCAACTCCTGGCGCTGGCCCCGCGGCAGGAGCAGGTACAACCTGGCCATGCTCCGTGAACTCGCCACCTTCAAGGCCATCGACTACGCGGTGACCGCTGACGGGGAAACCTGGCTGCAGGGAGCCATGCTCATCTCGGTGGCGAACGGGCAGTCCATCGGGGGCGGCATGAAAGTTACCCCGGACGCCTTGCTGGACGACGGATTCCTGGATCTGTTCATCGTCAAACCACTGTCCCGCCTGCGGTTCCTTGCCGTCTTCCCGAAGGTCTTTACCGGCCGCCATACCGGGCACCAGGCAGTGCACATCCGGCAGGTGCGCCGGGTTGAGCTTTCGGCGGGAGGCGTCGTTGCGTATGCCGACGGCGAGAGGGTGGGCCCGCTGCCGCTGACTGTGGAGGTGGTGCCCGCTGCCATCAGGGTGCTGGCCTCGCCGTGA
- a CDS encoding J domain-containing protein: protein MTQGSSSHYQVLRLPVTATDKEIKVAYRKAARRAHPDHGGDAAVFRQVTLAYETLIDPKRRAAYDRSYAHGTPGTAATEGAHFDAPAAGSRASATVHRPNTPRNTAGDPPVYVPPFEHPESGNVPLIPEELAARQVHGVPRKRGIFGAEARIQREMRTVQLISRQILPAIPAARLINGLQSPADNSHIDHALLSGYRLALIGSMLLPKGAYAWNGTTLTHGGRAIAPPQLAHIVRRMQDIFPELNVTGWTVIHSPDGNLHEPVIDHHRRSHRGHETVQVVNGAGLVRGLKEFLGSGPAPNTVNVPVLARLLRGMH from the coding sequence TTGACCCAGGGCAGCAGCTCCCATTACCAGGTCCTTCGTCTTCCTGTGACGGCGACGGACAAAGAGATCAAAGTGGCCTACCGCAAGGCGGCCCGCCGGGCACATCCCGACCATGGCGGGGATGCCGCCGTCTTCCGGCAGGTGACGCTGGCCTACGAGACGCTGATAGATCCGAAGCGTCGCGCCGCCTACGACCGCTCGTACGCGCACGGGACCCCCGGCACGGCAGCCACGGAGGGCGCCCATTTCGATGCGCCGGCAGCCGGGAGCCGCGCGTCGGCAACCGTCCACCGGCCCAACACGCCGCGGAACACGGCAGGCGATCCGCCCGTGTACGTTCCGCCGTTCGAGCATCCGGAGTCCGGCAACGTGCCGCTGATTCCGGAGGAGCTTGCCGCCCGGCAGGTCCACGGCGTGCCCCGTAAACGGGGTATCTTCGGAGCGGAAGCCCGGATCCAGCGGGAGATGCGGACCGTCCAGCTGATCAGCAGGCAGATCCTCCCGGCCATTCCGGCAGCCAGGTTGATCAACGGGCTGCAGTCGCCCGCGGACAACAGCCACATCGACCACGCGCTGTTGTCCGGCTACCGGCTGGCCCTGATCGGATCCATGCTGCTGCCCAAGGGAGCCTACGCCTGGAACGGAACCACGCTGACGCACGGCGGCCGGGCCATTGCGCCGCCGCAGCTGGCGCACATTGTGCGGCGCATGCAGGACATCTTCCCGGAGCTCAACGTAACGGGGTGGACTGTCATCCACAGTCCCGACGGCAACCTTCATGAACCGGTGATCGACCACCACAGGCGCTCGCACCGCGGGCATGAAACCGTCCAGGTGGTCAACGGGGCCGGACTTGTCCGGGGCCTCAAGGAGTTCCTGGGCTCCGGGCCTGCCCCCAACACGGTCAATGTCCCCGTCCTCGCCAGACTGCTGCGCGGGATGCACTAA
- a CDS encoding tRNA (cytidine(34)-2'-O)-methyltransferase produces the protein MFRILFHTPEIPGNTGNAIRLAAITGAELHLVEPLGFDFSDAKLRRAGLDYHDLAVVTVHKSIEAAWEALQPERVYAFTSDGETSYADISYLPGDVLLFGPESVGLPAELKNDPHVTSRVRLPMLPSLRSLNLANAASIAVFEAWRQNGFAGAKL, from the coding sequence GTGTTCCGCATCCTCTTCCACACTCCTGAAATTCCCGGCAATACGGGCAACGCCATCCGCCTGGCTGCCATCACGGGCGCCGAACTGCACCTCGTGGAGCCTCTGGGCTTTGATTTTTCCGACGCCAAACTTCGCCGCGCCGGCCTGGACTACCACGACCTCGCCGTCGTGACGGTGCACAAAAGCATCGAGGCCGCCTGGGAGGCTTTGCAGCCTGAGCGCGTCTATGCGTTCACGTCCGACGGCGAAACCTCCTACGCGGATATCAGTTACCTCCCCGGCGACGTCCTTCTCTTCGGACCGGAATCTGTGGGACTTCCGGCGGAACTCAAGAACGATCCGCATGTGACGTCCCGGGTGCGGCTTCCCATGCTGCCGTCCCTGCGGTCCCTGAATCTTGCCAACGCGGCGTCGATCGCGGTCTTTGAGGCCTGGCGGCAAAACGGCTTCGCCGGCGCCAAACTCTAG
- a CDS encoding sigma-70 family RNA polymerase sigma factor — protein sequence METPNAPNPEATASPGTSADVNRRLGDLLARIADGDQGAFAEFYELTSRRVFGMARRVLIDPELSEDTTQEVFLQVWQNAAKFNPEAGSPLAWLMTISHRRAVDKVRSSQSSTDREAKYGASSQEIDHDSVSDEVGSRLEAEAVVRCLDTLTETQQQSVRLAYYGGLTYREVAEKLNTAVPTIKSRIRDGLIRLKTCLGVS from the coding sequence ATGGAAACTCCCAACGCCCCAAACCCAGAGGCCACTGCTTCCCCTGGCACTTCGGCCGACGTGAACCGCCGGCTTGGCGACCTGCTGGCTCGAATCGCCGACGGGGACCAAGGGGCCTTTGCGGAGTTTTACGAATTGACGTCACGGCGTGTGTTCGGCATGGCCCGCCGCGTCCTGATCGACCCTGAGCTCAGTGAGGACACCACCCAGGAAGTGTTCCTCCAGGTCTGGCAAAACGCGGCGAAGTTCAATCCGGAGGCCGGCAGTCCGCTGGCCTGGCTGATGACTATTTCGCACCGCCGGGCGGTGGACAAGGTGAGGTCCTCCCAGTCGTCCACCGACAGGGAGGCCAAGTACGGGGCCAGCAGCCAGGAGATTGACCATGACTCCGTCTCGGATGAGGTCGGAAGCAGGCTGGAAGCCGAGGCCGTGGTCAGGTGTCTGGACACCCTCACGGAGACGCAGCAGCAGTCCGTCCGGCTGGCCTACTACGGCGGGCTGACGTACCGCGAAGTCGCGGAGAAACTGAACACCGCCGTGCCCACCATCAAGTCCCGCATCCGCGATGGACTGATCCGTTTGAAGACCTGTCTGGGGGTGAGTTGA
- a CDS encoding anti-sigma factor: MTDMNQPNSSRSSGMFAHDIATDLASGRAVELAEVYALDAVDPAERSAIEDYISTAPALEREAFDERVRQARETLAVTFTAEEEPPAGLFDRILAQLPAQPQGQLPSQPGTIPVSTPPFHGHAREPGRAPVSDELGAARVRREERRRAPGLRNWLVGVAAAAVIALGGVGVGAYVANQNDPLNQVLQAQDVREATVDVSGGGTATVAISTSKDAVVVKMNGVPAPPAGKVYQMWLIPKDGSAPVSQGLMDAEALSKPAVVKGIHSAAALGITVEPVGGSASPTLPTVAAAPLGA, from the coding sequence ATGACCGACATGAACCAACCGAACAGCAGCCGTTCCTCCGGAATGTTTGCCCATGATATCGCCACGGACCTGGCCTCCGGCCGGGCCGTGGAACTGGCGGAAGTGTATGCCCTGGACGCCGTGGACCCTGCCGAGCGTTCTGCCATTGAGGATTACATCTCGACCGCGCCGGCGCTGGAACGGGAGGCGTTCGATGAGCGCGTGCGGCAAGCACGCGAAACGCTGGCCGTTACCTTTACTGCCGAGGAGGAACCCCCGGCGGGGCTGTTCGACCGCATCCTGGCACAGCTGCCCGCGCAGCCCCAGGGTCAGCTTCCGTCACAGCCGGGCACCATTCCCGTCTCTACTCCCCCGTTCCACGGACATGCTCGGGAACCGGGCCGGGCACCTGTCTCCGATGAACTCGGTGCGGCCCGCGTACGCCGCGAGGAGCGGCGCCGGGCACCGGGACTCCGCAACTGGCTGGTGGGCGTGGCTGCGGCCGCTGTCATCGCCTTGGGTGGCGTGGGAGTGGGCGCATATGTGGCCAACCAGAACGATCCACTCAACCAGGTGCTCCAGGCCCAGGACGTTCGGGAGGCAACCGTCGATGTTAGCGGCGGAGGCACGGCCACCGTGGCCATTTCGACCTCCAAGGACGCAGTCGTGGTCAAGATGAACGGTGTCCCGGCTCCTCCTGCCGGCAAGGTGTACCAGATGTGGCTGATTCCCAAGGACGGTTCGGCACCGGTTTCGCAGGGGCTCATGGACGCAGAGGCACTGTCCAAACCGGCCGTCGTAAAGGGCATTCATTCGGCAGCAGCGCTGGGCATCACCGTTGAACCGGTCGGCGGCTCCGCGTCGCCAACTCTGCCGACCGTTGCCGCGGCTCCGCTCGGAGCCTAG
- a CDS encoding MerR family transcriptional regulator produces MKQEEHRSWSIAEVARLSKVSSRTVRHYHQLGILDPAYTGQNGYRYYGQEQLFRLQRILLLRELGLGLEAIADVLAGQTSQLEALAVHREWLLAEHDRLGRMAATVDATMTALRQGDTMSAEEIFKDFDNNPYEEEARQRWGDQAVEDSKARHAAMSDAAKKAFMQEAQDINEELARCFDAGLQAAAPEVQAVVDRHYKWVCASWTPDAEGYVGLGRMYVEDPRFTAFYDKSRAGLAPYLFEGIKAYAAARLS; encoded by the coding sequence ATGAAGCAGGAGGAGCACCGCAGCTGGTCCATTGCCGAGGTTGCGCGGCTGAGCAAAGTCTCGTCCCGCACCGTCCGGCACTATCACCAGCTGGGGATCCTGGATCCCGCCTACACCGGGCAGAACGGCTACCGATATTACGGCCAGGAGCAGCTCTTCCGGCTGCAGCGGATTCTCCTGCTTCGCGAATTGGGCCTCGGCCTCGAGGCCATCGCCGACGTCCTCGCCGGACAAACCAGCCAGCTGGAGGCACTTGCCGTGCACCGTGAATGGCTGCTGGCTGAACACGACCGCCTCGGGCGGATGGCCGCCACCGTGGACGCCACCATGACAGCGCTAAGACAAGGAGACACCATGTCCGCCGAGGAAATCTTTAAGGATTTCGACAACAACCCGTACGAGGAAGAGGCCCGGCAGCGCTGGGGCGACCAGGCCGTTGAGGACAGCAAGGCACGTCACGCCGCGATGAGCGACGCCGCCAAAAAGGCGTTCATGCAGGAAGCACAGGACATCAACGAGGAGCTGGCGCGCTGCTTCGACGCCGGACTGCAGGCCGCAGCGCCGGAAGTACAGGCCGTCGTCGACCGGCACTACAAGTGGGTTTGCGCCAGCTGGACCCCGGACGCCGAAGGCTACGTCGGCCTTGGCCGGATGTACGTCGAGGACCCCCGGTTTACTGCCTTCTACGACAAGAGCCGCGCAGGCCTGGCTCCCTACCTTTTCGAGGGAATCAAGGCCTACGCGGCGGCACGGCTCAGTTAG